The following DNA comes from Streptomyces pristinaespiralis.
TCTCCTCGAGCCCCTTCACCATGGGGGTGATGGTGATCCGGCCGCCGGAGTCCCAGGTCCGTAGATTCTCGCTGCCGTAGACGGTGGCTCCCGTGCCGTACATCATCCGGTCCGAGTCGAACGGGTCGATCTCCAGCGCCTCCGTCATCCAGCCCAGCTTCGGCGTGACCTCGGGAGGGGACGGGTTCGCGCCCCAGGACAGCCAGGGCACCGAGGAGATGTCCTGCGTGTAGCGGAAGGAGCGGTCGGGGTAACTGGTGTAGTCCCAGGCCCTGGTCCAGGTCTCACCGCTGTCCGTGGAACGGAAGATCTGCGTGTCGGGCCACCAGGAGCTGTAGGCCGTGGCCATCAGGGTGCCGGGCCGCTGCCGGTCCACGCTCAGCCCGCTGAAGCCGGAGTAGGTGTCGGCCTCGGCGGTCGGGCTGGTGTCCTTCCACTCGCCGGTCGCCGTGTCGTACCGGGCGATGCGGCCCTTGGCCCCGTCGTACGGGCCGCCGGTGTCGCTCAGGGTCAGATGGAGATGGCCGGTCCCGGAGTCGAGCACCCCCTTGTGCGCCAGGTAGCCCGTCGGCTGTCCGGCGATCCGGGACCAGGTGGCGCCGCCGTCCGTGGAGCGGTAGACGGTGTTCTCCTTGTCGGCGACCCCCACGTAGATGTGCTGTGTGGCGCTGCCCGCGCTGCCGGAGCGCTCGTCGAAGGTGACCCACACGACGCCCTGGTTGTCGTTCGCGTAACCGCTGGTGTCTGTCGGGTCCTGGGCGTAGTTGCCCGGGTTCGGGAAGGCGGTCACCTTCGACCAGGTCACTCCCGAGTCGGTGGAACGCCAGAGCCCGTGGCCGCTGGGGGCGCCCAGATAGAGCACCGAGTTCTTGTTGGGGTCCACCGCGAGCCGCTCGCCCATGCCACGGCCGGGCATGTTTCCGCCGAGCTTGAAGGGCAGAGTGGTGGCCTGCCAGCTGGCACCCCGGTCGGAGGAGCGCAGGACGGCGCCGTTGGTGGGGTCCCAGCTGTTGGTGTACGTGCCCACGGCGGCGTACACCTTGTCCGGGTCGACCGTGTCGGAGGCGAGGCTCACGACCCCGGTCCAGCCCCACCGGTCCCAGTCGACCCAGTCCAGCAGCGGGGTCCACTCCTTGCCCGCCTCGTTCCAGCGGTAGGCGCCGCCGATGTCGGTGCGGGCGTACGCGAGGTCCTTCTCCGAGCGGTTGAAGACGATGCCCGGCACGAAGCCGCCGCCGTCGATGCGTACGTTCTTCCAGGTGTAGGTGTCCGCGGCCGTCGACACATCGGATGGTTCGGCGACGGGGGCGGATTCGCCCGAGCGTGCCACGGCCGGGCTGCCTGCGGTGAACAGCCCGGCCGTCAGGGCGAACGCAGCCAATAAGGCCGCGAGTGGTCTGGCGCTTCTGCGCACGGAAACGTCCTCTCCGAGCAGGACCGCCGAGAGCGGCGGCACGAGTGGTATACGGAGGTGGGAGCGCTCCCAATGCGGACGATGGTAGCGGGGTGAGCCTTGCGGGAGAAGAGTGGTGCCGCCGACTCATCCGATGACTGGCGGGCTCACGCCGGGGACCGGGGTGAGTTTGACGGCCACGGCGTCGAGGATCCGGTCCAGGCGGTCGTGAAGGATGTCCCCGCGTCCACGTCCGTGCCGTCGTACGCGGCCTGGGTCAGCGCCGGGAAGCGGCCCGTGGCCGGCATTCTCGTCACATGCGGGCCAAAGGCGCGCTGCCAGTCGCGCTCGGAGCGGCCCGTGGCCCGCTCGGCCCGCAGGTTCGCGATCTCACGCCTGATCGCGCCGGTGAAGTAGGCGCTGACGGTCTCCACGGCCTGCATGACGGTGCCGAGGTCGGCGAGGCCGTCGCCACCGGCCCTGGAGATCCGGACGAGGCCGTCCGCGCCTTCGAGGAACAGATGTGGGCACGGGCCGGCAGGTGGGCGGAGATCACGACGGCCGGTCCGGAACGCCTCGTGAGCCCGGACCCCGCCGAAGCCCTCGCCCTCTTCGACCAGGTCCAGCCGTCCTGACCGCGGTCGGCTCCGCGCGGGCCGTCGTACGTTCCATGGGGCGCCCGCTCGACGACGGGCCCTGACGGCGACGGGCCTCGTCATTCCACGGGCCAGGTGTGGGCCGGTGCGTTCAGATGCATGTAGTCGATGTACTGCCGGGTCATCCGCCGCAGCGCCTCGTGGTGGTCGACCCGGGACGTCGAGTCGATGTGGTGGTACATCTCCGCCTGCCACACGGCGCCGTTCCGGGCGGTGACGCAGCGCTGCTCGATGATGCCGAGCAGCGGCTCCCGCCACGCCGAGTCCATGCCGGAGAGCTCCAGCCCGCGGTGGGCCATGGGGAGCAGCCGCCTCAGTACGAGCTCGGGCGCCGGGACCTCGCCCATCCCCGGCCAGTACAGGCCGGCGTCGATGCCGTGGCGGGCCGCCGCGTGCAGATTGTCCTCCGCCGCCTGGAACGACATCCGGGACCACACGGGCCGTTCCTCGTCCACCAGTGCGCGGGTCAGCCCGTAGTAGAAGGCGCCGTTGGCGAGGACGTCGGCGACGGTCGGACCGGCCGGCAGCACCCGGTTCTCCACGCGCAGATGGGGCCTGCCGTTGGCCACGGCGTAGATCGGACGGTTCCAGCGGTAGATGGTGCCGTTGTGCAGGGTGAGCTCGGGCAGCTCGGGGACGTCTCCGCCGTCGAGCGTCGCGCGCGGGTCCTCCTCGTCGCACAGCGGAAGCAGCGCGGGGAAGTAGCGCACGTTCTCCTCGAAGAGGTCGAAGACGCTGTTGATCCACCGTTCGCCGAACCACACCCGCGGCCGGACCCCCTGCACCTTGATCTCCTCGGGGCGGGTGTCGGTGGCCTGCTCGAACAGCGGGATGCGGGTCTCCCGCCACAGCTCCTTGCCGAACAGGAACGGCGAGTTCGCCGCCAGCGCGACCTGCACCCCGGCGACGGCCTGCGCCGCGTTCCAGTAGGCGGCGAACTCCCCCGGCGAGACCTGGAGATGGAACTGCGTACTGGTGCAGGCGGCCTCCGGGGTGATGGTGTCCGCGTAGGTGCGGAGCCTGTCCACCCCGTCCACCGCGATCCGCAGGTCCTCGCCCCGCGCCGCGAAGACCTGCTCGTTGAGCAGCCGGTACCGCGGGTTCTCCGAGAGCGCCGCCTCCCCCACGTCCCGCTGCCGCAGCGTCGGCAGGATGCCGATCATGGCCAGGTGGGCGCCGACCTCGGAGGCCCGCTCCTCCGCGTGGTTGAGCGCGTCGCGGATCTCCCGCTCCCAGGAGTCGGGGCCGCCCGCCGTGAGGGTCCTCGGGGGGATGTTGATCTCCAGGTTGAACCGTCCGAGCTCGCTCGACCAGGCCGGGTCGGCGATCGCCTCGAGGACGTCGGTGTTGCGCATCGCCGGCTCACCGGCCTCGTCCACCAGGTTCAGCTCGATCTCGAGACCCACCTGCGGGCGCTCGGACTCGAAGCGCGCCTCGCGCAGCATGAGCGCGAACGTGTCGAGGCAGCTCTGCATCTTTTCCCGGTACCGGCGGCGGTCGTCACGGGTGAAGACGAGCGCCGGGACGTCACGTCCCATGGGCCCTCCCTGGGGTCTCGTCGGGCGGGCACGGCTTTCCTTCAATGTCCCACTCCTCGGCCGCACCGACCAGCGGTGCGGCCCGTCACCCGCCCCGCGGCGCGGCGCCTCGGACCGACCGGTCGCCTCGGCGCGCCGCGAGCCGCCGGCCGCCCACGCGCGGCCCGCCACGACCTCAGTGCGGCGCGCCCGCCAGCAGGTCGTCGCCCAGCCGGGTCCTGCGGTGCAGCACGCGGATCCCCTGGCGGTGGGACGAGAGCAGGCCCGCGTCGCGCAGGACCGAGACATGGCGGCTCGCGGTCGAGGCGGCGAGCCCCAGCGCCGCGGCGATGCCCGTGGTGGTCATCGGCCGGTCCAGTTGCCGCAGCAGCCGGGCTCGGGACGCGCCGATCAGCTGGGCGACCGACGACAGGGGTTCGGCGCGGCGCGCCCGGGCGAGCCACTGCGGCTCGGGTGACAGCGGATGCACCAGTACCGGCGGCAGCTCCTCGTCCACCAGGGCGAGCGGGGCGCGTACGCAGAAGAACGCGGGGACGAGCGTCAACGACCGTCCCTCGAGGCGCAGTTCCCGGTCCACCGGGTACGGGGCCCGGAGCCTGCCGCTCGCGCATTGCCATCCCGGGAGCTCGTCGTACCCGGTGAGCAGCCCCTCGGCGCCGTGGACCAGCGCGGCGTCCGCCCGTGCGGCGCGGTCGGCGGCGGCCTGCGCGCGCATCACGGACAGGTACGGCTCGACGGCCGCGGTGTAGTAGCCGCGCAGCGCCCACGCGAGCCGCCGCAGCGCTTCCGGCCTGCCCTCGGCGAGCGGCCGCACGCCGGGCGGGACGGCGCGGCCGGAGTCTGCGTACAGCCGGGACAGCTCGGCCGCCAGTCGTCGCCTGGGCGTGGCGAGCAGCCGGTCGAGGGCGGTGTCGAGGTCCGTGTCGCCGCACCCGGGTGTCAGGAAGTCGGGGAAGTACCCGCTGGGCGGGCAGAGTCCCATCAGCGCCCTGGTCGCCGGGACGAGTCCGGCGCGGGCGAGGGCGGCACGGGCCTCGTGACGCCAGGGGTCGAAGGCGAGCGCGGCCTGCCGGTTCTGGAGCAGATGGAGGCTGAGGGCGGTCTCCCACAGCGGGTCGACTCCCGGCGCGACGCGCAGCCTGGACAGCTCCCCGCTGCTGAAGTCCACCCGCAGCACTGGCCCACCCCCGGTGGTCACCGGCGTCCCGTGCGCCGCCGACCGGAGTCTAAGCGCGTCGCGTGTCGCGGCGCAGCCGTGCCGGAACACCGGAAGGGCTCCGTGACCGGAGCCCTTCCGCGAGAGGTTCGCCCGCCCGCCGACGGCGGGTGACGGGTGTTCAGCAGAGCGGGACGCCGGGCAGCACGGCGTCGGGGTGGTCGATGTAGATGTTGCTGATGAAGCCGTTCTGGTCGCGGAGCTTGCTCCACCAGTTGTTGGTGTAGCCCTCGGCGTTGACGGTGTCGCCCTGCTTCTGGCACAGGACGCGCACGGCGGTCGGCCCGGCCAGCGTGGTGACGACGGGGGCGCTCAGACGGGCGTCGGCGCGGACGTTGACGCCGCTGCCCCAGGTGTTGAACGGCGTGCCGGTGCCGCCGCAGCCGTTGTCGCTGGTCAGGTACGCCTGATGGTAGCTACCGGGGTAGGACAGTCCGGAGCCGTTGATGACGATGTTCTGGCCGACGCCGTTGTAGAGCTGCTCGTAATGGATGTGCGCGCCGGAGGAGTTGCCGGTGCTTCCGGTGGTCCCGATCTGCCGGCCCTGGGCCACGTATTCGCCGCTCGCGACGGAGTAGGCGGCCAGGTGGAAGTAGTACGTCTTCCAGCCGCCGCCGTGGTCGATGACGATGTAGTTCCCGGCGCCGCCGGCCTGGTAGTGGCGCGTGGCGGTCCCGGCGGCCGACGCGAGGACGGGGGTCCCTGCGGTCGTTCCGCCGTCGGCCCGCACGAAGTCGAGTGCGCGTCGGACCTCGGCCGAGTGGTGGCTGTAGGTCCATCGCTGGCCGCAAGGGTAGGGGGCCTTGAAGTTGGGACCGGCTGCCGCCGCGGACTCCCCGGCGTACGCCGGGGCGGCGGACAGGCCCGTGAGCGCGAGAACGACGGCGGCGACCACGGCGGAAAGGCGTCTGAGGAACCTCACGATTGCTCCTTGGTGGGGGAGGCGGCTCTGGCGGGGCACGTCGAGCCGCGGACGCTGTGAGTCCCCGGGAACGTAACGGGGTGCCTTGTCCATGACAAGAACACCGGGCCACCGTTCGCCCAGGATCGAATGTCTTGCACCTGACAATCGCGGCCGTCACCCTGACGGCCTCACCCTGACGGCCGAAGACCGGGGCCGCCGGCTCTCCCGTGCCGCGAACGTGTCGAAGACATAGGTATGACAAGTCGACGCAGTTCCCTGCGGAACGCGACCGGACACGACTCGACGAAGGGGAACGAGAGCATGCGCTGGAGACGAACGAGCGCCATGAACAGCGGCCGTGGAGCGCGGCGCCGGCCGGTGGTCTGCATGCTGCCGCTGCTGGCACTGACCGCGGCGGCGCTGGGCACGGGCGCCGCCGCCGCCGATCCGCACACGGCCGAGTCCGCCGCCGCCCACCGGCCGGCCTCGGCCACCGAGCGCACGGCACCGCCAACGGCTCCCGCCCCGGCACCGGCCACGGAGCGCACGGCACGGTCAACGGCTGTCCCCCGGGCCACAGAGCGCACGGCACCGACACCGGACATCAGGGTCTCCTGGAGCGTGGACCTCGCCGCCGGTTCGGAAGGCGGATCCGACGACGACGCCAACGTCCGCCACGCGAACGGCGCACTGCGCATCCGCGACACCTCGCTCCCGGACGCCTCGGCGGGCACGGGTCGCGGCCAGGGCTCCGCCGTACTGCCGGTGCACCGCCTGGAGACCGGCGCCAACCGCGTCGCCGCCGAGGTCGGGGCGGAGCTTCCGCCGGGGGCCGCGGTGGAGGTGGACATCCGCGGCCGCGACCGCAATGGCCCCTGGACCGAGTGGCGCGAGGCCCTCGCCGGCGTACCGGCCGAACTGCCCCGTACCGTCACGGAGGTCCAGGCACGGCTGATCCTCCAGGGCGGCAGGGACCGGTCGGGCCCCGCGGTGAAGTCTCTGCGGCTCACCGCCGACAGCGTGGCCGTGGTCTCTCCCCGCCCGGCGTCCGCCGAACCGTTCACCGCCCGCGTCTACGCCACCCGCGAGGGCCTGGTGGGCGGGACCACCGCCAACGGGCATGTGATCAAGCCGAACGACCACTTCGTGGCGCTGCCCTCGAGGCGGGGACTGTCCCCCAAGGGCAGCGGTGAGTACTCGGTCCGGGTCTGCGGGCCCGCCCGCTGCGAGACGGCGCCGGTCTGGGACGTCGGCCCGTGGAACATCCGGGACGACCACTGGAACCCGTCCTCCGTACGGGAGACGTTCAAGGACCTGCCCCAGGGGATGCCAGAGGCGCAGGCGGCGTACGAGAGCGGCTACAACGACGGCCTCGACGGCTTCGGCCGCCGCGTCCTCAACCCCGCCGGCATCGACCTGGCGGACGGCACCTTCTACAACGTCGGCCTGAACGACAACGGCTGGGTGACCGTCACCTACCTGTGGACCGGCGACGGCACCACCACCAAGTCCTTCCCGACCTGGGGGACGGACGTCGGCATCCGTCAGTCGGCCACCACCGCGTCCACCCGCGTCACGGCGCTCCCCGGCCCGACGACGGTACGGATCCGCTGCCAGGTGCGCGGCCAACTGGTGCAGACCGACGGCTACAGCAACGACGCCTGGTCCTACCTGCCCGACTACGGCGGCTACGTCTCCAACATCTACATCGACGTCGCGGACTCCTGGCTCCCCGGCGTCCCCACCTGCTGACCGGTCCCCGCGGCGGAAGCCCGCTCTCCGCGGAGTCCGCCGGATGTATGCGCCGAGCGGCCGAACGGTGATGCCCGAACAGGGCCGCCCTCCCCGGCCACGGGCAGAACGGCTCCGCTCACTCCGGTCACGGCGAAGGCCTGCTGATCAAGGAGCCGATGCCACGTCAACTACTTTCGCACTCCGGGTATTCGGCTCGGAGCGTGGCAAGGAGAGGGCAGCGGCCGGCCCTCCGTCGGCTCGGGCGGCCGCCGGCGGCACCCGGCTCGTGGAGCCGGGGCCGCCGACGCTGCCGGTCAGACGCGGCCCGGGCCGAGCGCCGCCAGTTGTCCGTGCCCTCGCCAGGACAAACCCGATGTGCAGGCCGAGATCGGGCGGGTCAGTGTCCTGCGCGCCGCTGCGCGTTCCGCTGTGCCTGAGGCGGTTCGTCGCCTCTCAGGACAGGGAGTACCAGGCTGTGCTGTCCGCTGCAGCTCCGGATGACGTGCTGGACCATGGCCGTGCTGGAGCCGGCCGTCACGATCAGCCTGGTTCTGCGTCCCTCCGCCATAAGTCACGTGGCCGAGGGACGGTCCACCCGGACCTCACCGGCGCATCACCCCGCCCGCGCGAACGGGCGGTGAGCCATGGATCCGCGGCAGCAACAGCTCAGTCCCCGTCCGCGTCCCCTTGCACGGCGGTGAGCTCGCCCAGGGTCCGCATGATCGCGACCCGCGCGGGCAGGCACATGGTCGGCCCGACGCCCATCGGCTATTGAACGGCGAAGAGGTCGTCGAGCGGTGCCGCGGCAGATGCGACCTCGTCCTTCGTGAAGCCGGTCCTGAACCGCAGCTCCTTCTCACCCAAGGTGGCGACCGCAACGTCGATCAACGGCCTCCACAGCTGCCCCGCCGCCAGGGGGACTTCGCCGGTCGAGGCGGCGCCATGTCCTTGTTCGCCGGCCGATGCCGAGATGCGCAGTGTCCGGCTGTCCGAAGCGCTCGGCGAGACGAAGTGGACGTCGACCGGTCCGGCGAGGAGAGACTTCCGGATTCGACGAGCCAACTCAAGAATTTCGCTCGGTGATTGCACCGGAAAGCCGGATTCGAGCACCACATCCTCGGGGATGCTGTTGAATTCCTTCGTCACCTGAAAGACGGTCGAGAACTGCTCGGCAGTCATTGTCGCGTCATGGGTGCTGTGCACGTGCTGGTACCTTTCCGTACTGCTGAAACTCATCGATGTAGGTCTTTCCCTCTTTGAAGGTGAAGACAGTTCCGCCGTCGTTGATGACGCCGTCGACGTAGTACTCCAGCGCGTTCGGATCGACGTCCTTGACGTAGTGCTCGAAGCCGCCCGGATCATTGAACCGCTGCCGTGAATGATGGGTCTTCAAAGTTGAGCGGTGCGGAGGTGTCCGCGGGCTCGGCGGGTGGTGACGCAGCGTGTGCGTAGGCGTTGGTTGGCAGGGTTGCGGCAGCCGAATGCGTTGCGGGCGAACGAGCTTGATCACGCGATTGATCCCTTCGCTCTTGGCGTTGCTGTGTCCGGTGTCGAATAACGCGGCCGGGTCGCTCGCCCGTCCGCGCCGGCCGCGGCTCTCGGCGGTGGCACGACGCCTGACCATGGACAGCATCTTGTTGGCGAGCTGGACCACGTGGAAGTGGTCGACCACGACGGTGGCGTGCGGCAGGCCGATGCGGATCGCGGCGCGGTAGGTGACCGACATGTCGATGGCGACGTAGCCGATGCCCTTTCTCCAGTCCAGGTCGGTGGTGGCGAGCCAGGCCAGGACATCGGTGACGGTGCGGCCCTCGACTTGTCCGAGCAGCCCGCCGTGGCCGAGGGCGTCGACGAAGCCGGTGTGCCACCGGTCCCGGGTCAGGCGCCACTTGCCGGTCTCCGCATCCTTTCCCAGCTCGACCGTCCGCGGCGGGTCTCGTCGATGCCCAGCACTGTGACCTGCGGCAGAGGTGCCTCGGTGACGTCGCGGGCCTGCGTGCGGAAGGCTTCCATCACGGTCGGCCAGGACAAATCCAGATCCCGTGCGGCCTGGATGACCGTGGAGCCGGCATCCCGTATGCGGCACCCGGCCGCACCCCGCAGCCAGGCGGTCAGCCTGGCACCGGCCGGGATCTGCGGGATCTGCTCGGTGAAGGACCGGCGAGGGCAGCCGGCCTCGCGGCACCACCAGCGGCGCTTGTGCCAGCGGAACTCCAATCCGCTCTCGCCGTAAGGGAGATCGCGTGGCCGGGTCACCGCCGAGCCCTTAACCCGGGTGGCGAACACCCCGCAGGCCGGGCAGGCTCTGGCTGTCTCGTCGGCCGTGACCAGGTGGACCCTGCGTCCTCCGTCGGCCAGCCGCTCACCCCGCGCGACGGACACCCCGTCGAGGTCGAGCAGCAACGTCGTATCGTTGACCAAGCCCGTGCCTCCTGCATGATCGTTCTGCGTCGAGAACAGAGATGATCACGCAGGCCCACGGGCATCTGCAT
Coding sequences within:
- a CDS encoding cellulose binding domain-containing protein, which codes for MRRSARPLAALLAAFALTAGLFTAGSPAVARSGESAPVAEPSDVSTAADTYTWKNVRIDGGGFVPGIVFNRSEKDLAYARTDIGGAYRWNEAGKEWTPLLDWVDWDRWGWTGVVSLASDTVDPDKVYAAVGTYTNSWDPTNGAVLRSSDRGASWQATTLPFKLGGNMPGRGMGERLAVDPNKNSVLYLGAPSGHGLWRSTDSGVTWSKVTAFPNPGNYAQDPTDTSGYANDNQGVVWVTFDERSGSAGSATQHIYVGVADKENTVYRSTDGGATWSRIAGQPTGYLAHKGVLDSGTGHLHLTLSDTGGPYDGAKGRIARYDTATGEWKDTSPTAEADTYSGFSGLSVDRQRPGTLMATAYSSWWPDTQIFRSTDSGETWTRAWDYTSYPDRSFRYTQDISSVPWLSWGANPSPPEVTPKLGWMTEALEIDPFDSDRMMYGTGATVYGSENLRTWDSGGRITITPMVKGLEETAVNDLVSPPSGAPLLSALGDIGGFRHTDLDAVPPLMFTSPNLSSTTSLDFAEAAPATVVRVGNADAAPHIGFSTDNGANWFQGSQPSGVTGGGTVAAAADGSGFVWSPDGAGVHHTTGYGSSWKASTGIPAGATVESDRKNPKKFYGYKAGTFYVSQDGGATFTAKASSGLPQEGNVRFKALPGAEGDVWLAGGTASGTYGLWHSTDSGATFRRVEGVEQADAVGFGKAAPGASYQTIFVSAKIGGVRGIFRSTNGGADWTRINDDAHQWGWTGAAITGDPRVYGRVYVSTNGRGIQYGESSDGGGTDPDPDPDPPGDAGCSVAYKITNQWSGGFQAEVTLTNKGDAALDGWQLRWSFPDGQTVGQMWNAAHRQSGAEVTAENVSWNGKVAAGASVSFGFTGGWSGRNTAPSAFTSGGENCTTG
- a CDS encoding helix-turn-helix domain-containing protein encodes the protein MDFSSGELSRLRVAPGVDPLWETALSLHLLQNRQAALAFDPWRHEARAALARAGLVPATRALMGLCPPSGYFPDFLTPGCGDTDLDTALDRLLATPRRRLAAELSRLYADSGRAVPPGVRPLAEGRPEALRRLAWALRGYYTAAVEPYLSVMRAQAAADRAARADAALVHGAEGLLTGYDELPGWQCASGRLRAPYPVDRELRLEGRSLTLVPAFFCVRAPLALVDEELPPVLVHPLSPEPQWLARARRAEPLSSVAQLIGASRARLLRQLDRPMTTTGIAAALGLAASTASRHVSVLRDAGLLSSHRQGIRVLHRRTRLGDDLLAGAPH
- a CDS encoding transposase family protein — encoded protein: MVNDTTLLLDLDGVSVARGERLADGGRRVHLVTADETARACPACGVFATRVKGSAVTRPRDLPYGESGLEFRWHKRRWWCREAGCPRRSFTEQIPQIPAGARLTAWLRGAAGCRIRDAGSTVIQAARDLDLSWPTVMEAFRTQARDVTEAPLPQVTVLGIDETRRGRSSWERMRRPASGA
- a CDS encoding peptidoglycan DD-metalloendopeptidase family protein, yielding MRFLRRLSAVVAAVVLALTGLSAAPAYAGESAAAAGPNFKAPYPCGQRWTYSHHSAEVRRALDFVRADGGTTAGTPVLASAAGTATRHYQAGGAGNYIVIDHGGGWKTYYFHLAAYSVASGEYVAQGRQIGTTGSTGNSSGAHIHYEQLYNGVGQNIVINGSGLSYPGSYHQAYLTSDNGCGGTGTPFNTWGSGVNVRADARLSAPVVTTLAGPTAVRVLCQKQGDTVNAEGYTNNWWSKLRDQNGFISNIYIDHPDAVLPGVPLC
- a CDS encoding transposase; translation: MGKDAETGKWRLTRDRWHTGFVDALGHGGLLGQVEGRTVTDVLAWLATTDLDWRKGIGYVAIDMSVTYRAAIRIGLPHATVVVDHFHVVQLANKMLSMVRRRATAESRGRRGRASDPAALFDTGHSNAKSEGINRVIKLVRPQRIRLPQPCQPTPTHTLRHHPPSPRTPPHRSTLKTHHSRQRFNDPGGFEHYVKDVDPNALEYYVDGVINDGGTVFTFKEGKTYIDEFQQYGKVPARAQHP
- a CDS encoding glutamate--cysteine ligase family protein, producing MGRDVPALVFTRDDRRRYREKMQSCLDTFALMLREARFESERPQVGLEIELNLVDEAGEPAMRNTDVLEAIADPAWSSELGRFNLEINIPPRTLTAGGPDSWEREIRDALNHAEERASEVGAHLAMIGILPTLRQRDVGEAALSENPRYRLLNEQVFAARGEDLRIAVDGVDRLRTYADTITPEAACTSTQFHLQVSPGEFAAYWNAAQAVAGVQVALAANSPFLFGKELWRETRIPLFEQATDTRPEEIKVQGVRPRVWFGERWINSVFDLFEENVRYFPALLPLCDEEDPRATLDGGDVPELPELTLHNGTIYRWNRPIYAVANGRPHLRVENRVLPAGPTVADVLANGAFYYGLTRALVDEERPVWSRMSFQAAEDNLHAAARHGIDAGLYWPGMGEVPAPELVLRRLLPMAHRGLELSGMDSAWREPLLGIIEQRCVTARNGAVWQAEMYHHIDSTSRVDHHEALRRMTRQYIDYMHLNAPAHTWPVE